The Deinococcus ruber genome segment CCCATTCCGGAAGGCGCCAGCGCCGTATTCCTGGGCGGGACCGATCCCTGGCGAGAACAATGGGCAGCGACGCTGCTGACCCGTGCGAAACGGGCGGGGCTGCACCGGCATGTCGGTCGCGTCAACGGCGCTCGGCGGTCTCGGGCGCTGGGGCCACTGAATGCCCAGAGCGTCGACGGTACCTATTTCCAGTTTGCAGAGGCGACGAAGAAAAGCGTTCGGAGAGTGAACGGTTGGATGCAAGGAGCCGTTCCATTGCTGACCCTGGAGTAGAGGGAACACACGGGGCCTGGGGGTGGCGGGGGTGCCCAGTGCGAGGTGACCCGTGCCGAAAAAGACGTGGCCCCAGGAGGGGTCAATCGTCGTGGATGCCTGAAATCCATACGAAGTTCGGTCCTGCCGAGTACGCGGTGCTGCATGATGGTCGCCTCTTTCTCAACTGGCCTGCGGGCGTCACGATTTATGCGTGCGGTACCGCTCGACGAGCACGTCCCAGGAGTGCCGGTTCAGCGACAAGTGTCTGTCGACGATGAGTGCGCTGCATCGCGAGGGCGGGAAAGCGGTGTCGTCTGCCGCGTGGACCGCGCTGCAGGAGGAAGCGGATCGTCTCCGACCGTTGCTGGTGACGCCTGAAGCGACGGTGGCCGCACGGGTGCAGCGTGCCCAGTCGCAGATCAAGCACGCGCAAGACGCGCTGCGCGACGCCGAAGCGCTGGTGGTAGAGCGGCAGGCAGGCCCAGCATGAATTCCAGGAAGCCGAGCAATGGCACGTGGCTCTCCAGCGGCGGGCCGCGAGTTAAACCCAAATGGGGGTACTGGAACCCTCAGAACATGTTGGAGGCCCCCTCCTGGCCTTCCTGTGAGGAAGCAGCTTTTTCTGTGTGCTGGACGCATCTGCAAGCTGTGGCCCCTTCCTGGGGGCCAGGCGAGCTGCATGACGACAATGACAAGCGCAGCGATTCGGGCGGTGGGCGGTGCGCGCCTGTGTGAGGGCGGGTGCAAAGCGGGCGAACTTTACCTGGAGTGCGGTGTGTCCGCCAGTGGCCAGGGCATTGAAGCGATGCTGCGAGCGCTTCCCGCTCTCGGTCGTCGGCCACGCAGTCTGGCACTCCCACCGATACGCCCTGAGTGATCGAGACCTCGAGGAACTGCTGTTCCAGCGGGGCATTGAAGTGTCTCGCGAATCTGTTCGCACCTAGAGCAATTTGCGGAATAATGAGGCCATGAAGCGAGTAGGGACACGCGGGTACAGCCTGGACTTATGTGAGCGCATCGTCATGCGGGCGCAGGAAGGGGTTAAACGGCAGCAGGTCGCGAAAGAATGTTCGGTGCACCGTGCAACGGTGACGAACTAGCTGCGGAAAGCGGAAGCAGGGACGCTGGGGAAGACCGGACGGTCTTCTGGGCGTCCTCGCCGTGTGCAGCCGGAGCATAAGGTGCAGGTTAGAGGTTATCCAGAAAATAGTCACGATCGGATCCAGGTCGAGCTGAAATATTTCAGGGATGCGGTTGACCGATGAGCAGTGGGTGCTGCTTGCGCCGTTCTTGACGCCACCCGAGAAGACCACCAAGCGAGGTCGTCCCAGGCGGGACGACCGGACCCTCCTCGAAGGTATCCTCTGGGTGCTGCGAACGGGGGCCCAGTGGGAGAAGTTGCCACGAGACGACGACCTTCCAAAGTCCACCTGCTTCACTCGCTTTCAGGAATGGAATGACCGCAATGTATTCCCAGCGGTTCTCGGGCGGCTGTATGAGCTGCTGGAAGACCAGGGCCTGCTCGATCTGCGCGAAGCGTTCATTGACGGCACCTTCAGTGCCGCCAACAAGGGGGCTCGGATGTCGGCCCCACCAAGAAGGGCAAGGGCACCAAGATCATGATCATGGTCGATGCGAATGGCACGCCACTCGCCGTTCACACCGACAGCGCCAGCCCAGCGGAGGTCAAGCTCGTTCAGGACACGCTGGACGCTTCATTTGGGTTTGACTTCCCAGAGCGGCTGATCGGCGACAAAGCGTATGACAGTGATGGGCTGTATGCCGATCTCGCGGCGATCGGTATTGAAATGATTGCGCCCAACCGGAAGAACAGGAGGCGCAAGACCCAGGATGGACGCCCACTGCGACGCTATAAACGGCGCTGGAAAGTAGAGCGGACCATCGCCTGGTTGCAGTCTTTCCGGAGGGTACGAACCCGCGATGAACACAAGACCCAGCACTTCCTCGGCTTCGTTCAGCTGGCCTGCATCATGATCTTGCTCCGCCGAATTTCTGGATAGCCTCTAGGCAGCAAGTCACCCAGACGCCCGATGCGACGCTGAAGGAACATGCCCAGCAGTTGTACGAGGCCACGGGCCTCTTGGTGACACAGGCAACGATCCATCGACTGTTGAAACGGTTGGGGATCACGTTCAAAAAAGACCGTCATCGCCGCTGAGCGAGACGAGGAAGAGCGACGGCAGTGGAATGCACCCTGATCGCCGGACCAGCAAGCAAGTCACTTCTGGGCTGAATGAGAGCGGGCGGCGAACTCGGCGGGTGGGACGTATCCGAGCTTGGAATGCAGGCGTTCCCGGTTGTACCACTCCCCAATGAACCGGTCCAGATGGTGCTGGGCGTCGTCCAGGTCAAGGTCATCCTGGAGATCGACTTCCTCGCTCTTCAGGGTCTTGTAGAAGCTCTCCATGCGGGCGTTGTCGTACGGAGTTCCCTTCCTGGACATCCTCGGGGTCACGCCCATGGACCGCAAACGGTCCACGTATACCTGACTCGCATCGTGCGCTCCCTGGTCCGAATGGTGAAGCAGACCTGCCGCTGGACAACGCGCCGCGAGCGCGTTGTTGAGGGCGGCCAGCGGCAATGCGGCATCCATGAACCTGGACATCGACCAGCCGACGACCTCGCGGGTAAAGCTGTCCAGCACGCACGCCAAGGAGACGAAGCCCTGCTTCACCCGAACGTCCGTGAGATCGGCCTGCCAGACCTGATCGGGTCTGGTCGACTGGGACGTGTGCCAGCAGGTTGGGGAACCGGGTCTCGCTGTGGGTGGAGTCCGTGGTGGCCTGGTACCGCCGGTTGGGTCGGCACAGCAGCCGACGTTCGCGCATCACCCGAAGGACGCGCTTGTGGTTGGTTGGGGACCCTCTGCGGGTGAGTTCATGGGTCACCCGGCGGTCGCCGTACCCGCTCCACTTCAACACCACCGCCTCAATGTCTTCGGCCAGCTGCGCATCCCGGTCGACCACCTCACGGCCCAGCTGATGGACATACCAGGACCGGCTGACATCGTGCAGGGCACACAAGCGACGCACCGACACCGTGGGATGCGCGACACGCGCATCCGTAATCCGAAGCGGTGCCTTTTTTCAAGGGGTACGTCGCCAGCGATGTTCGCAAGATGGAGTTTTCCAGGGCCAGCTGGCCACAGTACCGCTCCAACTCCGCGATGCGAAGTTCCGCGCTGCGGTCCGTTTTGGCGCCGTCGGTGAATGCAGCCTCACCGCGGTCTTCGACTTCTTTCCGCCATCGGTGAATCAGGCTGGCAGCCAGTGAGTGCTCCCGGCAGCGTTGGGCGGTGGTGTGCAGGCCAGCGTGAACCTGACCGACCACCTGAAGTTTAAACTCACGGCTGTGATTCCGTCCTGGCATCTGGGCTCCTTCGCGGTGCAATCAGCGTACCTGCTGACTGGGGCGAAGTGTCTTGACCTGTGGTCCGGTTCGGGGGGTTCACTCCACAGTATCTCAATGATCTTCAAACGTTGCTCAATGATCCTACCCGACTCGTCTTTGTGGATGAATCATCCTTCAATACAGCCATGAGCAGGCGCTTTGCACGCTCACCCAAAGGTGAGCGTGTCACCACCTTTCTTCCGAGAAACCAGGGAAAGAATCAAAGCCTCATCTGTGCCTTGTGTCATACAGGGCCAGAAGCCGCCTTCGTCTTTGAAGGCACAGTCGATGGTGATGCCTTTGTTTGGTATGTCGAGCATGTCCTTTGTCCGTGTTTGAAAAAAGGCCAAGTTGTTTTTCTGGATCATCTCTCGGCACACGATCGTACAGAGGCGGTAGATTTGATTGAAGAAGGTGGATGTGAAGTTCAATATCTCCCTCGCTACAGCCCAGACCTGAATCCGATTGAAATGCTGTTCTCGAAAGTGAAAGCGTTGGTTCGAGGTGGTAATTGGCGTGCGCTGGAAGACCTCTGGAAGGTCATTGGCACTGCCCCGTCTACCGTCTCGCTCAAGGATGTGTGGGGCTGGTACACCGCCGCCTACCCATCACTCTTACTATGAAAAACGCTCTAAGAGTATGTGATCTCGCCCCGTGGCACACTTAACCCGTTGCCTGAATCCCCTGCTTCTCAGGCATGTCGGCCAAGTCGGCTGTGCCTGCCCTCTACAGCGGATCTCAGTCACACTGGTTTGCATGACGGATGAACAGCTGGCCGCTCTTGAAGAGCGTGTCAACCAAGCGACGCCTGGCCCCTGATTTCCGACTGTCACGGATGATGCGTTGTCTCAAGGGGGGTGTCTACGTCTGCCGCCAAACACGTGGACAGAAACGAGACGGAAGACGCGGACTCTCCCTTGACGGCGGGCGGGCTCGCCGGTTCATGGTCGAGGGCAACATCGACGACGAGCAGGTGATTGCCATTACCTGCTTGCAGTCTCTACAGCTTGCCTACCAAGATGCCAGTGACGAGAATGCACTGTTCATTGCCCATGCCCGTG includes the following:
- a CDS encoding IS5 family transposase (programmed frameshift), translating into MRLTDEQWVLLAPFLTPPEKTTKRGRPRRDDRTLLEGILWVLRTGAQWEKLPRDDDLPKSTCFTRFQEWNDRNVFPAVLGRLYELLEDQGLLDLREAFIDGTFSAANKGARMFGPTKKGKGTKIMIMVDANGTPLAVHTDSASPAEVKLVQDTLDASFGFDFPERLIGDKAYDSDGLYADLAAIGIEMIAPNRKNRRRKTQDGRPLRRYKRRWKVERTIAWLQSFRRVRTRDEHKTQHFLGFVQLACIMILLRRISG
- a CDS encoding IS630 family transposase — encoded protein: MVRFGGFTPQYLNDLQTLLNDPTRLVFVDESSFNTAMSRRFARSPKGERVTTFLPRNQGKNQSLICALCHTGPEAAFVFEGTVDGDAFVWYVEHVLCPCLKKGQVVFLDHLSAHDRTEAVDLIEEGGCEVQYLPRYSPDLNPIEMLFSKVKALVRGGNWRALEDLWKVIGTAPSTVSLKDVWGWYTAAYPSLLL
- a CDS encoding transposase; its protein translation is MPGRNHSREFKLQVVGQVHAGLHTTAQRCREHSLAASLIHRWRKEVEDRGEAAFTDGAKTDRSAELRIAELERYCGQLALENSILRTSLATYPLKKGTASDYGCACRASHGVGASLVCPARCQPVLVCPSAGP